The Rhizobium leguminosarum genome includes a region encoding these proteins:
- the aqpZ gene encoding aquaporin Z, which produces MQKSLVAEFLGTFWLVFGGCGSAVLAAAYPELGIGFVGVAFAFGLTVLTMAYAVGGISGGHFNPAVSLGLTVAGRFPAARLVPYIVVQVVGAIAAAALLYLIASGKAGFELGGFAANGYGDHSPGGYSLLSALLIEVLLTMFFLIIILGSTSSRVPAGFAPLAIGLGLTLIHLVSIPVTNTSVNPARSTGQALFVGGWALQHLWLFWIAPLAGGALGGLVWKFLDDAD; this is translated from the coding sequence ATGCAAAAGAGTCTTGTTGCCGAATTTCTCGGCACGTTCTGGCTGGTCTTCGGCGGATGCGGCAGTGCCGTGCTGGCCGCGGCCTATCCCGAGCTTGGAATTGGTTTTGTTGGCGTGGCCTTTGCGTTCGGTCTGACCGTGCTCACCATGGCCTATGCCGTGGGCGGCATTTCGGGCGGTCATTTCAACCCCGCCGTCTCGCTTGGCCTTACGGTTGCCGGACGGTTTCCGGCGGCGCGTCTCGTTCCCTATATCGTCGTGCAGGTTGTCGGCGCCATCGCCGCGGCGGCGCTGCTTTATCTCATCGCCAGCGGCAAGGCGGGTTTCGAACTCGGCGGATTTGCCGCCAACGGATATGGCGATCATTCTCCGGGCGGTTATTCACTGCTTTCGGCGCTGCTGATCGAAGTGCTGCTGACCATGTTCTTCCTGATCATCATCTTGGGGTCGACCAGCAGTCGGGTGCCTGCGGGCTTCGCGCCGCTTGCGATCGGCCTCGGGCTGACGCTGATCCATCTCGTTTCTATCCCCGTGACGAATACCTCGGTCAATCCGGCGCGTTCCACCGGCCAGGCGCTTTTCGTCGGCGGCTGGGCGCTGCAGCATCTCTGGCTGTTCTGGATTGCGCCGCTTGCGGGTGGGGCGCTCGGCGGGCTCGTGTGGAAGTTCCTCGACGACGCCGACTGA
- the murG gene encoding undecaprenyldiphospho-muramoylpentapeptide beta-N-acetylglucosaminyltransferase: protein MSKGIVLLAAGGTGGHVFPAEALAFKLKERGYSVHLVTDSRAERYAGKFPAEEIHVVPSATIGSKNPIAVARSLWTLWSGMRAAKKLIQRLRPVIVVGFGGYPTVPPLLAATRLGVASMIHEQNAVMGRANKALATRVQAIAGGFLPEGGAAFADKTVTTGNPVRPAIIAAAEVPYTPSRPGEAFNLVVFGGSQGAQYFSKALPTAISLLDDALRVRLRITQQVRPEDMEMVSGCVAKLEMGADIAPFFTDMAERLARAHLVICRSGASTVSEISVIGRPAVLVPYPHALDHDQAANAAALAATGGAKVIAQSELSPEKIAAILTAVMNDPEKLAHMAAAAKLAGKPDAANLLADMVEAIAARRTIAEFKRTRA from the coding sequence ATGAGCAAAGGCATCGTGCTGCTTGCCGCCGGGGGAACCGGCGGCCATGTGTTCCCGGCGGAGGCGCTGGCCTTCAAGCTGAAGGAGCGCGGCTATTCGGTGCATCTCGTCACGGACAGCCGGGCCGAGCGTTATGCCGGCAAGTTCCCGGCCGAGGAAATCCATGTCGTGCCGTCGGCGACGATCGGCTCGAAGAACCCGATCGCCGTCGCCCGCTCGCTATGGACGCTTTGGAGCGGCATGCGGGCGGCGAAGAAGCTGATCCAGCGGCTGCGGCCGGTCATCGTCGTCGGTTTCGGGGGGTATCCCACCGTGCCGCCGCTGCTTGCTGCTACCCGGCTCGGCGTGGCCTCGATGATCCACGAGCAGAATGCGGTGATGGGGCGGGCCAACAAAGCCTTGGCAACCCGCGTGCAGGCCATTGCCGGCGGTTTCCTGCCGGAGGGGGGTGCTGCCTTTGCAGACAAGACGGTGACGACAGGCAATCCGGTTCGTCCGGCGATCATCGCCGCCGCCGAGGTGCCTTACACGCCGTCGCGTCCGGGTGAGGCCTTCAACCTCGTCGTCTTCGGCGGCAGCCAGGGCGCGCAATATTTCTCAAAGGCGCTGCCGACGGCGATCAGCCTGCTCGACGACGCGCTTCGCGTGCGCCTGCGCATCACCCAGCAGGTGCGTCCCGAGGATATGGAGATGGTCAGCGGCTGCGTCGCCAAGCTGGAGATGGGAGCCGATATTGCACCCTTCTTCACCGACATGGCCGAGAGGCTGGCGAGGGCGCATCTCGTCATCTGCCGTTCGGGTGCCTCGACGGTTTCGGAAATCTCCGTGATCGGCCGGCCTGCCGTGCTCGTGCCTTACCCGCACGCTCTCGATCACGACCAGGCGGCGAATGCGGCGGCACTTGCTGCGACCGGCGGAGCGAAGGTGATCGCCCAGTCCGAGCTTTCGCCGGAGAAGATCGCGGCGATCCTGACGGCTGTGATGAACGATCCGGAAAAGCTTGCGCACATGGCGGCGGCGGCGAAACTCGCCGGAAAACCCGATGCAGCGAACTTGCTTGCCGACATGGTTGAGGCTATTGCCGCCAGACGGACAATTGCGGAATTCAAGAGGACACGCGCATGA
- a CDS encoding MFS transporter, whose protein sequence is MTDAISASPTPASNSTQVNSPARVLIASLVGTTIEFFDFYVYATAAVLVFPHLFFPASDSNAATLQSLVTFSIAFFARPIGAVIFGHFGDRIGRKATLVAALMTMGLSTVLIGMLPGYDAIGIAAPLLLALCRFGQGLGLGGEWGGAVLLATENAPPGKRSWYAMFPQLGAPIGFILSSGFFLILTETMSNEDFLDYGWRIPFIASLALVAVGLYVRLKIAETPEFRKAVEKHERVAVPIEVVFRNHLRSLILGTFIAVATFVLFYLMTVFTLSWGTTPLEKGGLGYSREQFLVVQLVGVVFFGLTIPLSGWLSDLYSRRIILTLTTIAIAIFGFFYATLLTSGLAGAFLCSIIGLALMGFTYGPIGAALAAPFPTTVRYTGASMTFNLGGIFGASLAPYIATWLATHYSLDYVGYYLAASAVISLVCIRLSGREEV, encoded by the coding sequence ATGACTGACGCGATCTCCGCATCGCCGACTCCTGCCTCGAACAGCACGCAAGTCAATTCTCCGGCTCGCGTCCTTATCGCCAGCCTTGTCGGCACCACCATCGAATTCTTCGACTTCTACGTCTACGCTACGGCAGCCGTCCTCGTCTTCCCACACCTCTTCTTCCCGGCAAGCGATTCGAACGCCGCAACGCTGCAATCGCTGGTCACCTTCTCGATCGCCTTTTTCGCCCGCCCCATCGGCGCCGTGATTTTCGGTCATTTCGGCGACCGCATCGGCCGCAAGGCGACGCTCGTCGCCGCGCTGATGACGATGGGCCTTTCGACCGTGCTGATCGGCATGCTGCCCGGCTATGATGCGATCGGCATCGCAGCACCCTTGTTGCTGGCGCTTTGCCGTTTCGGCCAGGGCCTCGGCCTCGGCGGCGAATGGGGTGGCGCCGTTCTGCTTGCCACCGAAAACGCTCCTCCCGGCAAGCGCAGCTGGTACGCCATGTTCCCGCAGCTCGGCGCGCCGATCGGCTTCATCCTCTCCTCCGGCTTCTTTCTCATCCTGACGGAAACGATGAGCAACGAGGATTTCCTCGACTACGGATGGCGCATTCCCTTCATCGCCAGCCTCGCCCTCGTCGCCGTCGGCCTCTATGTCCGCCTGAAGATTGCCGAGACGCCGGAATTCCGCAAAGCCGTCGAAAAGCACGAACGCGTCGCTGTGCCGATCGAGGTCGTCTTCCGTAACCATCTGCGCAGCCTGATCCTCGGCACCTTCATCGCCGTCGCGACCTTCGTGCTGTTCTACCTGATGACGGTCTTCACGCTCTCCTGGGGTACGACACCTCTGGAAAAGGGTGGGCTCGGTTACTCCCGCGAGCAGTTCCTGGTCGTCCAGCTTGTCGGCGTCGTGTTCTTCGGCCTGACGATCCCGCTCTCCGGCTGGCTCTCCGATCTCTACTCGCGCCGCATCATCCTGACGTTGACGACAATTGCCATCGCGATCTTCGGCTTCTTCTACGCGACGCTGTTGACCAGCGGTCTCGCAGGCGCCTTCCTGTGCTCGATCATCGGCCTCGCCTTGATGGGCTTCACCTATGGTCCGATCGGCGCTGCCCTGGCCGCCCCCTTTCCGACCACGGTGCGCTATACCGGCGCCTCGATGACCTTCAACCTCGGCGGCATCTTCGGCGCTTCGCTCGCCCCTTATATCGCCACCTGGCTCGCCACCCATTATAGTCTGGACTATGTCGGCTACTACCTTGCCGCCTCGGCAGTGATCTCGCTGGTCTGCATCCGGCTGTCGGGCCGCGAGGAAGTCTGA
- a CDS encoding D-alanine--D-alanine ligase: MSRKHVAVLMGGFSSERPVSLSSGKACAEALEAEGFDVTRIDVARDVSEKLAALKPDVVFNALHGPFGEDGTIQGILEYLEIPYTHSGVLASALAMDKAKAKRVAAAAGIPVAESQVVNRFAFPSTHPMKPPYVVKPVREGSSFGVVIVTEDQAHPPQIVSSPEWRYGEEVIVERYVYGRELTCGVMGETPLGVTEVVPHGHNFYDYDSKYAAGGSKHVIPAKISPNIYQKIQTLSLRAHQAIGCRGVSRSDFRYDDRFSEDGEIIWLEVNTQPGMTPTSLVPEMAGHAGYSFGQFLRWMVEDASCLR; this comes from the coding sequence ATGAGTCGCAAGCATGTCGCTGTCCTGATGGGCGGATTTTCCTCGGAAAGGCCTGTCAGCCTTTCCTCGGGAAAGGCTTGCGCAGAAGCTCTCGAAGCGGAGGGCTTCGACGTGACGCGCATCGACGTGGCGCGCGACGTTTCCGAGAAACTCGCCGCGCTGAAGCCCGATGTCGTCTTCAATGCGCTTCACGGCCCGTTCGGCGAGGACGGCACTATTCAGGGCATCCTCGAATATCTCGAAATCCCCTATACCCATTCAGGAGTGCTTGCCTCGGCGCTGGCGATGGACAAGGCCAAGGCGAAGCGTGTCGCTGCCGCCGCCGGCATTCCGGTCGCCGAATCGCAGGTGGTCAACCGTTTCGCCTTTCCCTCGACGCATCCGATGAAGCCGCCCTATGTGGTGAAACCCGTCCGCGAGGGGTCGAGCTTCGGCGTCGTCATCGTCACGGAAGATCAGGCGCATCCGCCGCAGATCGTTAGCTCGCCGGAGTGGCGTTACGGCGAGGAAGTGATCGTCGAGCGCTATGTTTACGGTCGCGAACTGACCTGCGGCGTCATGGGTGAAACTCCGCTCGGCGTCACGGAAGTGGTGCCGCATGGACACAATTTTTATGATTACGACTCCAAGTATGCGGCGGGCGGTTCAAAACACGTCATCCCCGCGAAAATTTCACCGAATATTTACCAAAAAATACAAACATTGTCCCTAAGGGCGCATCAGGCAATCGGTTGTCGCGGCGTCAGTCGGTCCGACTTTCGTTACGACGATCGTTTCTCCGAAGACGGCGAAATCATCTGGCTGGAGGTCAATACCCAGCCAGGCATGACTCCAACCTCGCTCGTGCCCGAAATGGCCGGTCATGCCGGCTATTCATTTGGTCAGTTTCTCCGGTGGATGGTGGAGGACGCGTCTTGTTTGCGTTGA
- the murB gene encoding UDP-N-acetylmuramate dehydrogenase gives MKQVNGEKLLASLGDGVKDIRGRITPDAPMDRVTWFRAGGLAELMFQPHDVDDLIAFLKILPEEVPLTVVGVGSNILVRDGGIPGVVLRLSAKGFGFVELAGENRILAGAICPDKHVAAMAMDNGIGGFHFFYGIPGGIGGAARMNAGANGVETRERLIEVHAVDRKGDKHVLSNAEMGYSYRHSTASTDLIFTSVLFEGYPEERAQIRAEMDAVRNHRETVQPVREKTGGSTFKNPAGHSAWKLVDEAGCRGLVIGGAQMSSLHCNFMINMGQATGYDLEYLGEQVRREVFEKDGIKLEWEIKRLGVFMPGREVRPFHGVTSE, from the coding sequence ATGAAACAGGTGAATGGGGAAAAGCTTCTCGCGTCTCTCGGAGACGGTGTAAAGGATATCCGCGGCCGTATCACGCCGGATGCCCCGATGGACCGCGTCACCTGGTTCAGGGCTGGCGGCTTGGCTGAGCTGATGTTCCAGCCGCATGACGTCGACGATCTCATCGCTTTCCTGAAGATATTGCCGGAGGAGGTGCCGCTGACGGTGGTCGGCGTCGGCTCCAACATCCTGGTGCGCGACGGCGGCATTCCCGGCGTCGTGCTGCGCCTGTCGGCCAAGGGGTTCGGCTTCGTCGAGCTTGCCGGCGAAAACCGGATTCTCGCCGGCGCCATCTGCCCTGATAAACATGTGGCGGCGATGGCGATGGACAACGGTATCGGCGGCTTCCATTTCTTCTATGGTATTCCCGGCGGCATCGGTGGCGCGGCGCGCATGAATGCCGGCGCCAACGGTGTGGAGACGCGGGAGCGGCTGATCGAGGTCCATGCGGTCGACCGCAAGGGCGACAAGCATGTTCTTTCCAATGCCGAGATGGGCTACTCCTACCGGCATTCGACCGCATCCACAGATCTGATCTTTACCTCTGTGCTGTTCGAGGGCTATCCGGAAGAGCGCGCACAGATCCGCGCCGAGATGGACGCCGTGCGCAACCATCGCGAGACGGTGCAGCCGGTGCGCGAAAAGACCGGCGGCTCGACCTTCAAGAACCCGGCCGGTCATTCTGCCTGGAAACTGGTCGACGAGGCAGGCTGCCGCGGTCTCGTCATCGGCGGAGCACAGATGTCGTCGCTTCACTGCAACTTCATGATCAACATGGGGCAGGCAACCGGCTATGATCTCGAATATCTCGGCGAACAGGTGCGTCGCGAGGTCTTCGAGAAAGACGGCATCAAGCTCGAATGGGAAATCAAACGCCTCGGCGTCTTCATGCCCGGCCGTGAGGTGCGTCCGTTTCACGGTGTGACGAGCGAATAA
- the ftsA gene encoding cell division protein FtsA, producing the protein MSLFGSSHFGLPRLKPLSSKRSHVVSVLDIGSTKVVCMIGRLTPREESQILPGRTHNIEIIGIGHQRSRGIKTGVIADLDALEGVIRLAVDAAERMAGLTVESLIVNLTAGRLGSDIYTATIDLGGQEVELNDLKKVLSAACQQSLRQDRSVLHSLATGFSLDGERGIRDPLAMYGDALGVDMHVVTAERSALKNLELSVNRAHLSVEGIVATPYASGLAALVDDEVELGCAAIDMGGGTTTISVFAEGKLVHTDAVGLGGHHVTTDLARGLSTRIEDAERLKVVHASALSNSSDERELISIPPIGEDDRDQPSQVPRALVSRIVSARIEETMELIRDRIQRSGFSPIVGKRVVLTGGASQLTGLADVARRILARNVRIGRPMGVSGLPTAAKGPAFSTAVGLMIYPQVADMETHASQSGLLMSLGGNNSRIARMGQWLKESF; encoded by the coding sequence ATGAGCTTGTTCGGTTCATCCCATTTCGGATTGCCGCGCCTGAAGCCGCTTTCGTCGAAGCGGTCACATGTCGTTTCGGTGCTCGACATCGGTTCGACCAAGGTTGTCTGCATGATCGGCCGGCTGACGCCGCGCGAGGAAAGCCAGATCCTGCCGGGCCGCACGCACAATATCGAGATCATCGGCATCGGCCACCAGCGCTCCCGCGGAATCAAGACCGGCGTCATCGCTGATCTCGACGCGCTGGAAGGCGTCATCCGCCTCGCCGTCGACGCGGCCGAGCGCATGGCGGGGCTGACCGTCGAGAGTCTGATCGTCAACCTGACGGCCGGCCGTCTCGGCAGCGATATCTACACTGCGACAATCGATCTTGGCGGCCAGGAAGTCGAGCTCAACGATCTGAAGAAGGTGCTGTCGGCCGCCTGCCAGCAGTCGCTGCGCCAGGACCGTTCGGTGCTGCATTCGCTGGCGACCGGCTTCTCGCTCGACGGCGAGCGCGGCATCCGCGATCCGCTGGCGATGTATGGCGATGCACTCGGCGTCGACATGCATGTCGTCACGGCGGAGCGCTCGGCGCTGAAGAACCTTGAGCTTAGCGTCAATCGCGCGCATCTGTCGGTCGAGGGCATCGTTGCGACGCCCTACGCATCGGGCCTTGCGGCTCTCGTCGACGACGAGGTCGAGCTCGGCTGCGCGGCGATCGACATGGGCGGCGGTACGACGACGATCTCGGTCTTTGCCGAAGGCAAGCTCGTTCATACGGATGCCGTCGGCCTCGGCGGCCATCACGTCACCACCGACCTGGCGCGCGGCCTTTCGACCCGCATCGAGGATGCGGAGCGGCTGAAGGTCGTGCATGCCTCGGCACTTTCGAATTCCTCCGACGAGCGAGAGCTGATCTCGATCCCGCCGATCGGCGAGGACGATCGCGACCAGCCGTCGCAGGTGCCGCGGGCACTGGTATCGCGCATCGTGTCGGCCCGAATTGAGGAGACGATGGAACTGATCCGCGACCGTATCCAGCGCTCCGGTTTCAGCCCGATCGTCGGCAAGCGTGTCGTGCTGACCGGCGGGGCGAGCCAGCTGACCGGCCTTGCCGACGTGGCGCGGCGCATCCTTGCCCGCAACGTCCGCATCGGCCGCCCGATGGGCGTCTCGGGGTTGCCGACGGCGGCCAAGGGCCCGGCCTTTTCGACGGCCGTCGGCCTGATGATCTATCCGCAGGTCGCGGACATGGAGACACATGCGTCACAGAGCGGTCTGCTCATGTCGCTTGGGGGAAATAACAGCCGCATAGCCCGCATGGGCCAGTGGCTGAAGGAAAGCTTCTGA
- a CDS encoding UDP-glucose 4-epimerase family protein, whose translation MRCLITGAAGFVGGPLVERLHGERLCELAVTTRSAAASFPTSVRHFPIEVTSETDWAAVLEGIHVIVHLAARVHIMNDRAADPLAEFRRINTAATLNLAEQAARAGVKRFVFISSIKVNGEENDRPFRHDDTPMPIDPYGISKLETEIGLHEIAARTGMEVVVIRPPLVYGPGARGNFALLVGLVRKKIPLPFASLKNRRTLVALPNLVDLIITCMAHPDAAGETFLAGDGEDLSTPGLIEGIAAGLGVKPMLLPFPPTLLQMGARVAGKSAVYQRLCGSLQVDISHARDVLGWSPLVTPREGLKLAVT comes from the coding sequence ATGCGATGCCTCATTACCGGCGCGGCCGGCTTTGTCGGTGGGCCTCTCGTCGAAAGACTGCATGGAGAGAGGCTATGCGAGCTTGCGGTAACGACGCGATCTGCGGCCGCCAGCTTCCCGACATCCGTGCGGCATTTCCCCATCGAGGTAACAAGCGAAACCGATTGGGCGGCAGTTCTGGAGGGTATCCATGTCATCGTCCATCTCGCCGCTCGTGTTCACATCATGAATGACCGCGCAGCCGATCCGCTTGCGGAATTTCGCCGTATCAACACCGCCGCCACGTTGAACCTCGCCGAGCAGGCCGCCCGCGCGGGCGTAAAAAGGTTCGTCTTCATCAGCAGCATCAAGGTCAATGGCGAGGAGAACGATCGGCCCTTCCGGCATGACGATACGCCGATGCCAATCGATCCCTATGGCATCTCAAAGCTGGAAACTGAAATCGGGCTGCATGAAATCGCCGCTCGAACAGGCATGGAAGTCGTCGTCATTCGCCCGCCGCTCGTTTATGGACCCGGTGCGAGGGGCAACTTCGCCCTGCTCGTCGGACTTGTCCGGAAAAAGATACCGCTCCCCTTCGCGTCGCTGAAGAACCGCCGGACACTGGTCGCCCTTCCAAATCTCGTCGATCTGATCATCACCTGCATGGCGCATCCCGACGCAGCCGGCGAGACCTTTCTCGCAGGCGATGGAGAAGATCTTTCGACTCCCGGACTTATCGAAGGGATTGCCGCAGGGCTGGGTGTCAAACCGATGCTGCTCCCCTTCCCTCCAACGCTGTTGCAGATGGGCGCGAGAGTCGCGGGAAAGAGCGCCGTCTACCAGCGTCTTTGTGGTTCCCTGCAGGTCGATATATCCCATGCCCGCGACGTGCTCGGCTGGTCGCCTCTCGTCACGCCGCGCGAAGGCCTGAAGCTTGCGGTGACGTAA
- the murC gene encoding UDP-N-acetylmuramate--L-alanine ligase, whose protein sequence is MKLPKAIGLVHFIGIGGIGMSGIAEVLHNLGHKVQGSDQADSANVQRLRDKGIEVFVGHRPENLGEAEVVVVSTAIKKSNPELIAAREKLLPVVRRAEMLAELMRFRNAIAIGGTHGKTTTTSLVATLLEAGGLDPTVINGGIINAYGTNARMGEGEWMVVEADESDGTFLKLPADVAVITNIDPEHLDHYGNFDAVRAAFRQFVENVPFYGFGVMCLDHPEVQSLVGRIEDRKIITYGENPQADVRFKNVRVDGTRSIFDVEIRRRRTGQVIELKGLVMPMPGRHNISNATAAIAVANRLGISSADIAKGLASFGGVKRRFTLTGEWNGVQIFDDYGHHPVEIKAVLRAARESCKGRVIAVHQPHRYSRLASLFEEFAACFNDADSIFLAPVYAAGEDPIEGIDSVSLVSRIKSGGHRDARFLTSAELLPQMVAEVAKPGDFVVLLGAGSITSWAAALPKQLEGLSGKSV, encoded by the coding sequence ATGAAACTGCCGAAGGCGATCGGTCTCGTCCATTTCATCGGCATCGGCGGCATCGGCATGAGCGGTATTGCCGAGGTGCTGCACAATCTCGGCCACAAGGTGCAGGGATCGGACCAGGCTGACAGCGCCAATGTCCAGCGCCTGCGCGACAAGGGCATTGAGGTGTTCGTCGGTCACCGACCTGAAAACCTGGGTGAGGCCGAAGTCGTCGTCGTCTCAACGGCGATCAAGAAGAGCAATCCGGAACTCATCGCCGCGCGCGAAAAGCTGCTGCCGGTGGTGCGCCGCGCCGAAATGCTGGCCGAGCTGATGCGCTTCCGCAATGCGATCGCCATCGGCGGCACGCATGGCAAGACGACGACCACCTCGCTGGTCGCCACGCTGCTCGAAGCCGGCGGGCTCGACCCGACCGTCATCAATGGCGGCATCATCAATGCCTATGGCACCAATGCCCGCATGGGCGAGGGCGAGTGGATGGTGGTCGAGGCCGACGAATCGGATGGCACCTTCCTGAAGCTTCCGGCCGATGTCGCTGTTATCACCAATATCGACCCGGAACATCTCGACCATTACGGCAATTTCGACGCCGTGCGCGCCGCCTTCCGGCAGTTCGTCGAGAACGTGCCGTTCTACGGCTTCGGCGTCATGTGTCTCGACCATCCCGAGGTGCAGTCGCTGGTCGGCCGCATCGAGGACCGCAAGATCATCACCTATGGCGAGAACCCGCAGGCCGACGTGCGCTTCAAGAATGTGCGCGTCGACGGCACGCGCTCGATCTTCGACGTCGAAATCCGCCGCCGCCGCACCGGCCAGGTAATCGAGCTCAAGGGGCTGGTCATGCCGATGCCCGGGCGGCATAATATCTCCAACGCGACGGCGGCGATTGCCGTCGCCAACCGGCTCGGCATATCGAGCGCCGATATCGCCAAGGGGCTTGCCTCCTTCGGCGGCGTCAAGCGCCGCTTCACGCTGACCGGCGAATGGAACGGGGTGCAGATCTTCGACGATTACGGCCATCATCCGGTCGAGATCAAGGCGGTGCTGCGCGCCGCCCGAGAGTCCTGCAAGGGGCGTGTCATCGCGGTCCACCAGCCGCACCGCTATAGCCGTCTTGCGAGCCTGTTCGAGGAATTCGCCGCCTGCTTCAACGATGCCGACAGCATCTTCCTGGCACCCGTCTATGCGGCGGGGGAGGATCCGATCGAGGGTATCGATTCCGTGTCGCTGGTCTCGCGCATAAAATCCGGCGGCCATCGCGACGCCCGCTTTCTAACTTCGGCGGAGCTTCTGCCGCAGATGGTCGCGGAGGTTGCAAAGCCGGGCGATTTCGTGGTTCTGTTGGGGGCTGGGAGCATCACGTCCTGGGCAGCGGCACTGCCCAAGCAACTGGAAGGCCTATCGGGAAAGTCCGTATGA
- a CDS encoding cell division protein FtsQ/DivIB, with product MFALTVKRIGRPSHYAVLPIMEAEERFVLPRPLRRVTRFLISLCSGRIYIPVHTGTVSALAFLGATGLYGMSLGGHTEAVAQATTTAAGFAIEDVKVSGNSETSEIEILQLIGLDGTTSLVALDVDAARRKIAHLPWVENVEVRKIYPKTIEVKLKERQAYAIWQHGQELSLIEKNGSVIAPLRDNKFSALPLVVGRDAETAAASLDEAFSKWPDVKARVKAYVWISGRRWDLHMDNGVVVKLPEDGIDQALATLSKFDKEHQLLERDIAAVDLRLADRTAIQLTPEAAIRRQTAVTERTKELKKAGQNI from the coding sequence TTGTTTGCGTTGACGGTCAAGAGGATTGGGCGCCCCAGCCATTATGCCGTGCTTCCGATCATGGAAGCCGAAGAGCGGTTCGTGCTGCCGCGTCCGCTGCGCCGGGTCACGCGCTTTCTGATCAGCCTCTGCAGTGGCCGCATCTACATTCCTGTTCATACGGGCACGGTCTCGGCGCTCGCTTTCTTGGGCGCGACGGGGCTTTACGGCATGTCGCTCGGCGGCCACACGGAAGCCGTGGCGCAGGCGACGACCACGGCCGCGGGTTTTGCGATCGAGGACGTCAAGGTCTCCGGCAATTCGGAGACCTCCGAAATCGAGATCCTGCAGTTGATCGGCCTTGACGGCACGACCTCGCTGGTCGCCCTCGACGTCGATGCCGCCCGCAGGAAGATCGCGCATCTTCCCTGGGTCGAAAATGTCGAGGTCCGCAAGATTTATCCGAAGACGATCGAGGTGAAGCTCAAGGAGCGCCAGGCCTATGCGATCTGGCAGCACGGGCAGGAGCTTTCCCTGATCGAGAAGAACGGCAGCGTCATTGCGCCGCTGCGCGACAACAAGTTTTCGGCGCTGCCGCTCGTCGTCGGCCGCGATGCCGAAACGGCGGCGGCTTCGCTCGACGAAGCCTTCTCGAAGTGGCCCGACGTTAAGGCCCGCGTGAAGGCCTATGTCTGGATATCCGGCCGTCGCTGGGACCTGCACATGGACAACGGCGTCGTCGTCAAGCTGCCGGAAGACGGTATCGACCAGGCACTGGCGACGCTTTCGAAGTTCGACAAGGAGCATCAGCTCCTGGAGCGGGACATTGCCGCAGTCGATCTCAGGCTGGCCGACAGAACCGCGATCCAGCTGACGCCGGAGGCGGCGATCCGCAGGCAGACGGCAGTGACGGAGCGTACGAAAGAATTGAAGAAGGCGGGGCAGAATATATGA